In the genome of Methylomagnum ishizawai, the window AATGGGTGGAGCCGGACTATCAGGAAGACGCCAGCGCTTCCACTACCGGCTACGCCAAAATCATGAGCGAAGCCTACCAAAAGGCCCAGCGCGAAATGATCGCCCGCCAGTGCATGGACGTGGACATCGTCATCACCACCGCGCTGATTCCCGGCAAACCCGCGCCCAAGCTCATCACCGCCGGGATGGTCGAATCGATGAAGCCCGGCAGCGTCATCGTGGACCTCGCGGCGGAACAGGGCGGCAACTGCGAGTTGTGCGAACCGGGGCAAATCGCGGTCAAGCACGGCGTCAGCATCATCGGCTACACCGACCTGCCCAGCCGTCTGGCCCGCCAATCCTCCACCCTCTACGCGACTAACCTGCTGCGCCTGTTGGAAGAACTCTGCAAGGAGAAGGACGGCAACGTCAGCGTCAACATGGACGACGAGATGATCCGGGGCGCGACCGTGGTCAAGGATGGCTCCATCACCTGGCCGCCACCGCCCATCGCCGTCTCCGCCGCGCCCAAGGTCGGGGCCACCGCCGCGCCACCCACGCCGGTCAAGGTGGAAAAGCCACCGCTACTCCCGGCCTGGGCCTCGACCACCATCAATGTCGCGGTCGCCGCCCTGGTGTTCTGGTGGGTCGGTGCCAACGCCCCGGCCAGCTTCCTCGCCCATTTCACCGTGTTCGCGCTGGCCTGCTTCGTCGGCTACATGGTGATTTGGAACGTCACCCCGGCTCTGCACACTCCGCTGATGAGCGTCACCAACGCCATTTCCAGCATCATCGCCATCGGTGCCTTGATCCAGGTGTCCTCGCCCGGCGCGTTCATCCTGATCCTGGCGGGGCTGGCCATCGTGCTGACCTCGATCAATATGGCGGGCGGCTTCTGGGTCACCCAGCGCATGCTCAGCATGTTCAGAAAATAAGCGGAGTCCCCCACAATGTCTGAAGGTTTGGTAACAGTCTCCTATATCGCCGCGACCATCCTGTTCATCCTGAGCCTGGGCGGTCTTTCCAACCCGGAAACCGCCCGGCGCGGCAACCTCTACGGCATCCTCGGCATGGCCATCGCCATCCTGGCGACGGTCACGGGGCCGAAAGTCACCAGCTACGTGCCCATCGTCATCGCCATGGCCATCGGCGGCGGCATCGGCATCTACGCCGCCCGCAAGGTCAAGATGACCGAAATGCCGGAACTGGTGGCGCTCATGCACAGCTTGGTGGGTTTGGCCGCCGTGCTGGTGGGTTACGCCAACTACATCGACCCGACCGCCGCCCTTTCGGGTGCCGAGAAGACCATCCACGAGGTGGAAATCTATGTCGGTGTCCTGATCGGTGCCGTGACCTTCTCCGGCTCGGTCATCGCCTTCGGCAAGCTCTCGGGCAAAATCGGCGGCAAGCCGGTGTTGCTTCCGGCCCGCCATTGGCTGAACCTGGGTTTGCTGGTGCTGGCGATCTTGTTGGGCAAATGGTTCTTAGGCTTCGAGAACCACGCCGGCCTGTTCCCGCTACTGTTGATGACCGTCGTCGCACTGGCGTTCGGCGTGCATATGGTGATGGCCATCGGCGGCGCGGACATGCCGGTGGTGGTGTCGATGCTGAACAGCTATTCGGGCTGGGCGGCTTCGGCCACGGGCTTCATGCTGTCAAACGACTTGTTGATCGTGGTCGGTGCCTTGGTGGGTTCTTCCGGCGCGATCCTGTCCTACATCATGTGCCGGGCCATGAACCGGCATTTCCTGTCGGTCATCGCGGGCGGCTTCGGTACCGGCGGCGGCACGGCTCCGGCGGCGGGCGCACAGCCGCAAGGCGAAGTGCAGCCCATCGCCGCAGAGGAAACCGCCGAATTGCTGCGCAATGCGTCCAACGTGGTGTTGGTCCCAGGCTACGGCATGGCGGTGGCGCAGGCCCAGCACACGGTGTACGAAATCACCAAGCTGCTGCGCGAGAAGGGCGTGAACGTGCGGTTCGCCATCCATCCGGTGGCGGGGCGGATGCCGGGGCATATGAACGTGCTGCTGGCCGAGGCGCGGGTGCCCTATGACATCGTGCTGGAAATGGACGAGATCAACGAGGATTTCCCGGAAACGGACGTGGCGATGGTCATCGGTGCCAACGACATCGTGAACCCCGGCGCGCAGGAAGACCCGAACAGCCCCATCGCCGGGATGCCGGTGTTGGAGGTGTGGAAGGCCAAGACTTCCATCGTGATGAAGCGCTCGATGGCTTCGGGGTATGCGGGGGTGGACAACCCGCTGTTCTATAAGGAGAACAATAGGATGTTGTTCGGGGATGCTAAGAAGATGTTGGATGAGGTTTTGAAGCATCTTCAGGGTTGATTATTAGCCGCCGTGGGATATGCTAAAAGACGAAGCACATCCCACGGTTTATATTTCTCAGTAAATTAGAATGGGCAATATTCCAGGTTTTTTGCTCTCACTTCTTGAGGTAGCTGGGGTCAGCGCTATTATTTCTAGCGCTATTGTTTGGCTAACAAGCAATTGGATAGGAGAGCGGCTTAAGAACGCCATTAAGCATGAATATGACTTAAAGCTTTCTAAACTAAATCACGAACTAAAATCAAGGTCTGACACTCAAGCGATGGAGTTAAAATCTACCATTGAGAAGGAGGCCGAAGCATTAAAATTTGCAATGTCATTCGTGGGAGAAGCAAAGAAAGTTGTGATCTCACGAAAACTAGATGGGGTGGATGTTATTTGGGCTAGCGTATTAAATGCAAGGAAATTCGCACCTCTTATTATGAGCTTTATAGAGGTAACCACAGAGGAGCAATATCGCGAGATGAGAAGGAACCCAAATACCGAAGCCATGTTCGGAAACATAGCGCCTGAAAATATCAAGGAACTTATTGAAGATAAAAATGGCGCTATTGAGCGAGTCCGGCCTTATGTTGGAGAGTATTTATGGGCCATTTACTCCACATACATAAGCTTGACAACCATTATAATACTAATGATCAATAATCGCGATAAAAATCCGACTTCCATCATAAATTGGCACCAAGATTCTAGCATTCAAGAAATACTTAAGTCCTCGCTTTCAGCGGAAGAAACCATTGATTTTAGCTCTGTGAGAATTGGCAAACTAGGATGGTTAAAATCTCTTTATGAGTCAAAGATTCTTCAAGCAATACAAATGGTTATGGCTGGGCAAGAGTTTGGCGCTGAAGCCTTAAAGCAGGCTCAAGCAATGGAAGAAACAATTCAAAGGCTCAAACATCAAAACTGGCAATTTAATAATAAAGAGCCGCGATCTGAGGCTGCATAGCTCGCGTAGAGCGGAATAACCTGTACTCCGGCGTATTCCGCCGCATGGGTTGAATCTCCACATCCGGCGCAATACGCGGGTACGCTATTGCGCCCGACTAACTTATCGCAGGTAAATCACGTGCCCCAACCTTCCCCTCTGACTTTCCTCGAAGGCCGCATCACCATCGACCCCGCGCTTTGCAACGGCAAACCCACCCTGCGCGGCAAGCGGATCGCTGTGCAAACCATCTTGGATTTCCTCGCGGCGGGCGATTCCGAGCAGGAGATACTAGAGCAATACCCCAGCTTGGAACACGATGATATACAGGCATGCCTGCGTTTCGCCGCTTTGTTGATGAGCCAACATTATTCGCTATCGAAGGTCGCATGATGGCGAGATTCCTGATCGACGCGAACCTGCCTTATCGATTTTCACTGTGGCATGGACCAGATTAATAACGCCCAAAGATTTTTTACAGCAATATGGATTAATCCCATGACCACACTCAGCTTGGAACTGCCAGAATCCCTACACCGGAAAATGCTGGAACTTGCCCACAGCGATGGAATATCCATGCATCAATTCGCCGCCACCGCCATCGCGGAGAAAATCTCGGCCTTGACCACCCAGTCTTACCTGGAAGAACGGGCCAAGCGCGGTAGCAAGGAAAAGTTCTTACAGGCGTTATCCAAAGTGCCCAATACCGAACCGGAGGAGTTCGACAGGCTATAACCGCAACCTATCCCATTCCACTTCGACAGCTCAAAAAATCCCATGGACGCCATCACCACCCACCAAGCCAGCCAAAACCTCGACGGCCTGATCGCGAAGGTCATCGCCGATATCGAACCCACCATCGTTTGCGGCGACAACGGCCAGAAAGCCGTGCTGATGTCGCTGGACGAATTCAACTCCTGGCAGGAAACCCTATATCTGCTTTCCAATCCCGCCAATGCCGAACATTTACGCAAATCCATTGCGGAAGCCCAGGCCGGGCGGGTTGCCGAAAGATCATTGATCGAGCCATGAAACTGACATTCACGGAAAGTGCATGGTCCGACTATCTCTGGCTACAAGAACACGACAAGGATTTACTCAAACGGACCAACGCGCTCATCAAAGATGTCTTGCGAAGCCCATTCGAGGGCATCGGCAAACCGGAACCTTTGAAAGCCAACCTATCCGGTTATTGGTCGCGGCGGATCAATTCGGAACATCGCTTGGTTTACGAAGTTTCCGAAGGCGCGATACTTATCGTTTCCTGTCGATTCCATTACCGGAAATAGGACCGTAGGGCGAAATAGCCGGTACTCCGGCGTATTCCGCCGCATGGATGGAATCTCCACATCCGGCGCGATACGCTGGTACGCTACTGCGACCTACGGCTCTGAAAACCACCCCCATCGCGAGGCCCGCCATGCTTTATTTCCACCGGAAAACCCTACGGCCAGCCTTATCCCTGTCTTTATTATTGATCGCGGGCTGCGGCAGTCCGGGCCACAACGACAACCCCTCCCAGCAAATCACCACGGGCCGGGTCGGCTGCTTGGCGAGCGCCGAATTCTTCTCGGTCTATTTCAGCACGCATCTGAAACCCGCCGGGGAAACCCCCGGCTCCAATATCACCCGGACCCGGTTCCGCCCGTATTGCGGGGATTTACCGCAGCCGGGCGAGGTGTTTTTCACCGCCGACATCATCGACCCCGAAATCAGGAAAACCCCGATTGCGATCCAAGTGGTGGCCATGGACGCGATGGAAAATCCTGGAAATCCGCGCACATTGTTCGATGCCCCCGCCCGGAGTTTCGGAAAAGGCACCCTCGAAGCGACTTTCGCCATCGATAAACCCGGCCCCTACGCCATCCATTTGATCCGGCAAGATTCCAATACTGGCGGGGAAAGGGATCGGCTGACAATTCCGCTCAATATTGGATTGACCGCCGACAGGGGAATATTACAAAGGTTTCTGTCCCCGCAATTCCTCTTGCTCGTCGGCTTGGGTGTCGTGGGACTCGTGGTTTTCCTCAAAGCCTATCGATTCGATCCCATGAAAAAACCCTGACGCCCCACCCAAAACCCCAAAACCCGTGGGCTAGAAAACCCGGCCCCGATTTTCCCGCTCCCAATCTTGAATCCACCATGCCCCACCATCCCGTCAAAAAGACAATCATTCGCCGTCCCACTGCGCATACCTCCACGCCGCTCGCCGACCTGCCGCCCTTGCTCGGGCGCATTTATAGCGCCCGGAAGCTGGACGATCCCAAGCAACTCGACCGCTCCCTGAACCAACTCCCCCCGCCCTGGCTGCTGACCGGGATGGAAGCCATGGCCGAGCGCCTGGCCCGCGCCATCGCCCGGCAGGAAAGCCTGCTGGTGGTCGCCGACTACGACGCCGACGGCGCGACCGCCTGCGCCGTGGCGGTGCGCGGACTCAAGGCGCTGGGCCTGGAACGGGTGTCGTACTTGGTGCCCAACCGTTTCGAGTACGGCTATGGCCTCACGCCCGAAATCGTCGCCCTGGCCGCGCCGCGCCGCCCGGATATCCTGCTCACGGTCGATAACGGCATTTCCGCGCTGGAAGGGGCGGAAGCCGCCCAGGCCCAGGGCATGGAATTACTCATCACCGACCACCACACCCCCGGCGCGGAACTGCCCGCCGCCGCCGCCATCGTCAATCCCAACCTGCCGGGCGATGCCTTTCCCAGCCGCTGCCTGGCCGGGGTGGGCGTGATGTTCTATGTGTTGATGGCCTTGCGCCAACGCCTGCGCGAGACCGGCCATTTCACCCGCAGCGGGCGGCCGGAACCCAATCTCGCCCAGTTACTCGATCTGGTGGCACTGGGCACGGTGGCCGACGTGGTGCCGCTGGACCATGTGAACCGCATCCTGATCCACCAGGGTTTGCGCCGCATCGGCTCGGGACAGGCCAGCCCCGGCATCCTGGCCCTATTGGAAGTGGCCGGGCGCAAGCCCAAGCAAATCACCGCCGCCGACCTGGGCTTTTCGGTGGGACCACGGCTGAACGCGGCGGGGCGCTTGGACGATATGAGCCTGGGGATCGAATGCCTCCTGACCGACCACCCCACGACCGCGCTGGACATGGCGGCGCGGCTGGACCGGATGAACAAGGAGCGGCGTGAACTCGAAGACCAGATGAAGCAGGAAGCCCTGGCCTATCTCGACGCGCTCGATGTGCCCCTCGGCGACAAGGCGGCGATTTGCCTGTACGACGCGGCTTGGCACCAGGGCGTCATCGGCTTGGTGGCGTCGCGGGTCAAGGATTTGGCGAACCGCCCGGTGGTGGTGTTCGCTTCCGCCGGGGACGATCTGGCGAAGGGTTCGGTGCGGTCGATTCCGGGCATCCATATCCGCGACCTGCTGAGCGATATCAACACCCAGAATCCCGGTTTGATCCGCCAGTTCGGGGGCCATGCCATGGCGGCGGGTTTGAGCCTGGGGCTTGAGGATTTGCCGCGCTTCATGGCGCTGTTCGAGCAAGAGGCCGGGCGGCGCCTGGACCGCGCCGACCTGGAACACGCGGTCCACAGCGATGGCAGCCTGGAACCCCATGAACTCGACCTCGCCATGGCCGAGCAGTTGCGGCAGGCGGGACCGTGGGGCCATGGCTTCCCGGAACCGCTGTTCGATGGGGAATTCGAGATCGCGCAACGGCGGGTGTTGGGCGACAAACACCTGAAACTGGTGCTGCGGCCCGTAGGCGGCGGGCGGGAAATCGACGCCATCGCCTTCGGTCTGGCCGACCCCGGCGCTTGGCTGGATTGCCGGACCCTCCGCGCCGCCTACCGGCTGGACGTGAATGAGTTCCGCGATCACCGCATCGCGCAATTGCGGATCGAATATATGGAAAGCGGGGACGATTGACGCCCCACAGCGGGCCGCATCGCCGGGAAAGGGCGCGTGCGCCTGTCCAAACCGATTTGCGGCTTGCCCGGAGGTTTGGCTATTTTGGATGGCTTCCGCAAGCCATCCGCATTCCTCCTTTTCCCAAGCAGGCTCTTACCATGCGCCCTCCCCGCCGAATATCCCCGGCCCTTTGGCTCTTGGCCGCGACCCTGGCTCCGTTATCCGCCCAGGCCCAATCCGACCCACAGAGCCTCGCCGCCGCCCTGGCCCAAGCCTGCCCGTCCGCCGGAGGCGATCTAGCCGCCCGCTGCGCCGAACTCGACGCGCTCGGCCCACAGGCGCTCTCGCAAGCCCTGGTCGCGCTTTCGCCCTACCAATTCCTGCCGCAAATCGCCGTGCCGCTGAAAATCTGGCCCAAGCAGATATCGATCCGCCAGCCGCCGGGTTTGGACGATAGCGCCCAAGGCGAATGGTCGTCGCGGCGGAAAGGTTCGGGCGCGGGAGACGCGGCGGGCGGCGACGAGGCTTGGGGCTGGTTCGCCCAGGCCAAATATCAGGGCGGGGCTTATCATCAGGCACCTGCCCAATTCAAGGCCGATGCCTATACCTTGACCTTGGGCGGGGATTACCGTTTCTCCGGGAATCTGGTATCCGGGCTGGCCTTCATCTATACCCGTCAGGAAACCCCGATGCGGCAGAATCCCGGCCATATGCAGACCGACGCCTACCGGGCGGCTTGGTTCGGGAATTATGATTTGCCGGAAGGGTTTTATCTGGATTGGCTGGCGACCTATAGCCGCCACGACAACCAAATCAGCCGGAACTACAGTTTCCCCGGTTTCTCGGGCAAGGCGGAGAGCGCTCCGGGGAACGATCTTTATACCTTCGCCCTGAGCGTGGGGCGGGATTGGGCGTGGGGGGCGTGGTCGCTCGCCAGTTATGTCCGCACCGAATCTATGAACCTGCATATCGGGCCGTATGCGGAGCGGGACGGACAGGGTTTGGCTTATCAGGTGGGCGGGCAATCCGATCAATCCTTGACCGTGACGCCGGGTTTGCAATTGAGCCATGCGTTGGGTTTTGCCTGGGGCGTGCTGACCCCGGCCTTGCGCTTCGAGTACGAGCATCAGTTCGAGAACGACAACCAGGCGATTGCGCTACGCCTCGCCGAGGCCGCGCCGGGTAAGGGGTATTTCACGCTGCATACCGGCGAGCCCGACCGCGATTATTTCAACCTCGGCGGCAGCCTCGCCGCCACCTTGCCCGGCGGGAACGTGGCATTCCTGCGCTATGAGGCGCGGTTGGGGCAGGCGCATATTTCCAATGATATTGTGGAGGTGGGGATTAGGGGGGTGTTCTAAAAATTCAAACCTTATGCAGCCAAACGTGGGGCGGGATACTGTAGCCCAGCCAATCGCCCGGATGGAACGCACCCCGCCCCGATCTGCATTAAAATCCCCGCCTCCCAAACCCCAGCGCCCCACCCTACCCCGAATTTCCATGAGCCGCGACCCCAACGACCTCTCCCGCCACACCCCCCTGATGCAGCAATA includes:
- a CDS encoding Re/Si-specific NAD(P)(+) transhydrogenase subunit alpha: MRIGVPKEIHAGEKRVATVPEVAEKLIKLGFSITVESGAGVGANFSDECYREAGCEIADSADAVWGGSDIVLKVRGPQPSEVEKLKEGSHLVSFLWPAQNPELLDSLAAKNATVLAMDAVPRISRAQKLDALSSMANIAGYRAVVEAAHQFGRFFTGQITAAGKVPPAKVFVIGVGVAGLAAIGAANGLGAIVRACDTRPEVKDQVKSMGAEWVEPDYQEDASASTTGYAKIMSEAYQKAQREMIARQCMDVDIVITTALIPGKPAPKLITAGMVESMKPGSVIVDLAAEQGGNCELCEPGQIAVKHGVSIIGYTDLPSRLARQSSTLYATNLLRLLEELCKEKDGNVSVNMDDEMIRGATVVKDGSITWPPPPIAVSAAPKVGATAAPPTPVKVEKPPLLPAWASTTINVAVAALVFWWVGANAPASFLAHFTVFALACFVGYMVIWNVTPALHTPLMSVTNAISSIIAIGALIQVSSPGAFILILAGLAIVLTSINMAGGFWVTQRMLSMFRK
- the pntB gene encoding Re/Si-specific NAD(P)(+) transhydrogenase subunit beta, whose protein sequence is MSEGLVTVSYIAATILFILSLGGLSNPETARRGNLYGILGMAIAILATVTGPKVTSYVPIVIAMAIGGGIGIYAARKVKMTEMPELVALMHSLVGLAAVLVGYANYIDPTAALSGAEKTIHEVEIYVGVLIGAVTFSGSVIAFGKLSGKIGGKPVLLPARHWLNLGLLVLAILLGKWFLGFENHAGLFPLLLMTVVALAFGVHMVMAIGGADMPVVVSMLNSYSGWAASATGFMLSNDLLIVVGALVGSSGAILSYIMCRAMNRHFLSVIAGGFGTGGGTAPAAGAQPQGEVQPIAAEETAELLRNASNVVLVPGYGMAVAQAQHTVYEITKLLREKGVNVRFAIHPVAGRMPGHMNVLLAEARVPYDIVLEMDEINEDFPETDVAMVIGANDIVNPGAQEDPNSPIAGMPVLEVWKAKTSIVMKRSMASGYAGVDNPLFYKENNRMLFGDAKKMLDEVLKHLQG
- a CDS encoding DUF433 domain-containing protein; translated protein: MPQPSPLTFLEGRITIDPALCNGKPTLRGKRIAVQTILDFLAAGDSEQEILEQYPSLEHDDIQACLRFAALLMSQHYSLSKVA
- a CDS encoding CopG family transcriptional regulator, producing MTTLSLELPESLHRKMLELAHSDGISMHQFAATAIAEKISALTTQSYLEERAKRGSKEKFLQALSKVPNTEPEEFDRL
- a CDS encoding type II toxin-antitoxin system Phd/YefM family antitoxin, whose amino-acid sequence is MDAITTHQASQNLDGLIAKVIADIEPTIVCGDNGQKAVLMSLDEFNSWQETLYLLSNPANAEHLRKSIAEAQAGRVAERSLIEP
- a CDS encoding Txe/YoeB family addiction module toxin gives rise to the protein MKLTFTESAWSDYLWLQEHDKDLLKRTNALIKDVLRSPFEGIGKPEPLKANLSGYWSRRINSEHRLVYEVSEGAILIVSCRFHYRK
- the recJ gene encoding single-stranded-DNA-specific exonuclease RecJ; translated protein: MPHHPVKKTIIRRPTAHTSTPLADLPPLLGRIYSARKLDDPKQLDRSLNQLPPPWLLTGMEAMAERLARAIARQESLLVVADYDADGATACAVAVRGLKALGLERVSYLVPNRFEYGYGLTPEIVALAAPRRPDILLTVDNGISALEGAEAAQAQGMELLITDHHTPGAELPAAAAIVNPNLPGDAFPSRCLAGVGVMFYVLMALRQRLRETGHFTRSGRPEPNLAQLLDLVALGTVADVVPLDHVNRILIHQGLRRIGSGQASPGILALLEVAGRKPKQITAADLGFSVGPRLNAAGRLDDMSLGIECLLTDHPTTALDMAARLDRMNKERRELEDQMKQEALAYLDALDVPLGDKAAICLYDAAWHQGVIGLVASRVKDLANRPVVVFASAGDDLAKGSVRSIPGIHIRDLLSDINTQNPGLIRQFGGHAMAAGLSLGLEDLPRFMALFEQEAGRRLDRADLEHAVHSDGSLEPHELDLAMAEQLRQAGPWGHGFPEPLFDGEFEIAQRRVLGDKHLKLVLRPVGGGREIDAIAFGLADPGAWLDCRTLRAAYRLDVNEFRDHRIAQLRIEYMESGDD
- a CDS encoding autotransporter outer membrane beta-barrel domain-containing protein encodes the protein MRPPRRISPALWLLAATLAPLSAQAQSDPQSLAAALAQACPSAGGDLAARCAELDALGPQALSQALVALSPYQFLPQIAVPLKIWPKQISIRQPPGLDDSAQGEWSSRRKGSGAGDAAGGDEAWGWFAQAKYQGGAYHQAPAQFKADAYTLTLGGDYRFSGNLVSGLAFIYTRQETPMRQNPGHMQTDAYRAAWFGNYDLPEGFYLDWLATYSRHDNQISRNYSFPGFSGKAESAPGNDLYTFALSVGRDWAWGAWSLASYVRTESMNLHIGPYAERDGQGLAYQVGGQSDQSLTVTPGLQLSHALGFAWGVLTPALRFEYEHQFENDNQAIALRLAEAAPGKGYFTLHTGEPDRDYFNLGGSLAATLPGGNVAFLRYEARLGQAHISNDIVEVGIRGVF